A genomic window from Pseudogulbenkiania sp. MAI-1 includes:
- the ffh gene encoding signal recognition particle protein yields the protein MLDNLTNRLSGVIKNLRGQARLTDSNIQDAMREVRMALLEADVALPVVKTFISHVKERALGQEVMGSLTPGQALVGVVNEELTRLMGEKNDALNLAAVPPAIVLMAGLQGAGKTTTVGKLAKLLKETQKKKVLVVSADVYRPAAIEQLKTLAGQIGVEWFPSDGTQKPEAIARAAVDHAKRHFFDVLMVDTAGRLAIDDAMMQEIKALHAALNPIETLFVVDAMQGQDAVNTAQAFNEALPLTGVILTKMDGDARGGAALSVRHVTGKPIKFIGVGEKLTGLEPFHPERMASRILGMGDVLSLIEEVQKGIDQDEAAKMAKKLKSGKGFDLEDFKAQMQQMKKMGGMANLLEKMPGQLGQMAKGVQGAEAEKSMRRIEGIINSMTPEERRKPELLKASRKRRIAAGSGVTVQEVNRLLNQFEQTQKMMKQFSSKGGLMKMMRGMKGMLPGGM from the coding sequence ATGCTTGATAACCTTACCAACCGCCTGTCCGGCGTCATCAAGAACCTGCGCGGCCAGGCTCGCCTGACCGACTCCAACATCCAGGACGCGATGCGCGAAGTCCGCATGGCGCTGCTGGAAGCGGACGTCGCCCTGCCGGTGGTCAAGACCTTCATCAGCCACGTCAAGGAGCGCGCCCTCGGCCAGGAAGTGATGGGCAGCCTGACCCCGGGCCAGGCCCTGGTCGGCGTGGTCAACGAAGAACTGACCCGATTGATGGGCGAGAAGAACGATGCGCTGAACCTGGCCGCCGTTCCGCCCGCCATCGTGCTGATGGCCGGCCTGCAAGGTGCCGGTAAGACCACCACGGTTGGCAAGCTCGCCAAGCTGCTGAAAGAAACGCAGAAGAAGAAAGTGCTGGTGGTATCGGCCGACGTCTATCGCCCGGCCGCCATCGAGCAGCTCAAGACTCTGGCCGGCCAGATCGGCGTGGAGTGGTTCCCCTCCGACGGCACGCAAAAGCCGGAGGCGATCGCCCGCGCCGCCGTCGACCACGCCAAGCGCCATTTCTTCGACGTGCTGATGGTGGACACCGCCGGCCGCCTGGCGATCGACGATGCCATGATGCAGGAAATCAAGGCCCTGCACGCCGCACTCAATCCGATCGAAACGCTGTTCGTGGTCGACGCCATGCAAGGCCAGGACGCCGTCAACACCGCCCAGGCCTTCAACGAGGCACTGCCGCTCACCGGCGTGATCCTGACCAAGATGGACGGCGACGCCCGCGGGGGGGCCGCGCTGTCGGTGCGGCACGTCACCGGCAAGCCGATCAAGTTCATCGGCGTCGGCGAGAAACTGACCGGCCTCGAGCCCTTCCATCCCGAGCGCATGGCCAGCCGTATTCTCGGCATGGGCGACGTGCTCAGCCTGATCGAAGAGGTCCAGAAGGGCATCGACCAGGATGAAGCCGCCAAGATGGCCAAGAAGCTCAAGTCGGGCAAGGGCTTCGACCTGGAAGACTTCAAGGCGCAGATGCAGCAGATGAAGAAGATGGGCGGCATGGCCAATTTGCTGGAGAAAATGCCGGGGCAGCTCGGCCAGATGGCCAAGGGGGTGCAGGGCGCCGAAGCCGAAAAATCGATGCGCCGCATCGAGGGCATCATCAACTCGATGACCCCGGAAGAACGCCGCAAACCGGAGCTGCTCAAGGCCAGCCGCAAGCGCCGCATTGCCGCCGGTTCGGGCGTGACGGTGCAGGAAGTCAACCGCCTGCTGAACCAGTTCGAACAGACCCAGAAGATGATGAAGCAGTTCTCGTCCAAGGGCGGGCTGATGAAGATGATGCGCGGCATGAAGGGCATGCTGCCCGGCGGCATGTAA
- a CDS encoding RimK family alpha-L-glutamate ligase, with product MHYDVVVLTESRYLAPNEADWYTRQVHTEDGLVMRALERQGFTVARLDWADPDMDWSRTRAALFRTTWDYFDRYAEFTPWLQRTSAQTRLFNEAALIRWNIDKHYLGALAEKDINIVPTLYIEKGDKRSLLNVVESTGWDELILKPVVSGAARHTYRFHHTDSAELECSYGELIEQEAMMLQPFQRNVLEQGETSLMIIDGRYTHAIRKTPKSGDFRVQDDHGGQVHDYTPSQEEITFAEAAVAAVPFDVLYARVDTIRDNDGQLAIMELEMIEPELFFRFHPEAADRLAEGVARRLRG from the coding sequence ATGCACTACGATGTGGTCGTCCTGACCGAAAGCCGCTATCTCGCCCCCAACGAGGCCGACTGGTATACCCGCCAGGTACACACCGAGGACGGTCTGGTGATGCGCGCCCTGGAGCGACAGGGATTCACCGTCGCCCGCCTCGACTGGGCCGACCCCGACATGGACTGGAGCCGGACGCGCGCGGCGCTGTTTCGCACCACCTGGGACTACTTCGACCGCTACGCCGAGTTCACCCCGTGGCTGCAGCGCACCAGCGCCCAGACCCGGCTGTTCAACGAGGCCGCACTGATCCGCTGGAACATCGACAAGCATTATCTCGGCGCCCTGGCAGAAAAGGATATCAACATCGTGCCGACGCTCTACATTGAAAAGGGCGACAAGCGTTCGCTGCTCAACGTGGTCGAGAGCACCGGCTGGGACGAACTGATCCTGAAGCCGGTTGTCTCAGGAGCGGCGCGGCATACTTACCGCTTTCACCACACCGACAGCGCCGAGCTGGAATGCAGCTACGGCGAGCTGATCGAACAGGAAGCGATGATGCTGCAGCCGTTCCAGCGCAATGTGCTCGAGCAGGGGGAAACCTCGCTGATGATCATCGATGGCCGCTACACCCACGCCATCCGCAAGACCCCCAAGTCCGGCGACTTCCGGGTGCAGGACGACCACGGCGGCCAGGTGCACGACTACACGCCGAGCCAGGAGGAGATTACCTTCGCTGAAGCGGCCGTCGCCGCGGTGCCGTTCGACGTGCTGTACGCCCGCGTCGACACGATCCGCGACAACGACGGCCAACTGGCCATCATGGAACTGGAAATGATCGAGCCGGAGCTGTTCTTCCGTTTTCACCCGGAAGCCGCCGACCGGCTGGCCGAAGGCGTGGCTCGCCGCCTGCGCGGTTGA